A single region of the Sorghum bicolor cultivar BTx623 chromosome 7, Sorghum_bicolor_NCBIv3, whole genome shotgun sequence genome encodes:
- the LOC8069875 gene encoding vegetative cell wall protein gp1, protein MMAGGGDLAALHEQHPPPPSPPPTSTSHSNSRSSKPSKHLSAHPMPPPHHRHRRPPPSSPSPSPPPTPPTPSRSWLLTSRAPSRTAATSRPAVPPKLGLPSHWVVSLRYAWHLAPIWEEAGRYDE, encoded by the exons ATgatggccggcggcggcgacctgGCCGCACTCCACGAGCAGCATCCTCCGCCGCCATCTCCGCCTCCAACCTCGACCTCGCATTCCAACTCCAGGTCGTCGAAGCCATCCAAGCATCTCTCCGCTCACCCAATGCCGCCGCCCCATCATCGTCATCGCAGGCCGCCCCCATCCTCCCCGTCCCCGAGCCCTCCTCCGACGCCGCCTACGCCTTCACGGTCCTGGCTGCTGACCTCGCGCGCGCCGAGCAGGACCGCCGCGACGTCAAGGCCTGCCGTGCCGCCCAAGCTCGGGCTGCCCAGTCATTGGGTAGTTTCACTAAGAT ATGCTTGGCATTTGGCGCCCATCTGGGAAGAAGCTGGCAGATATGATGAATGA